The following DNA comes from Flavisolibacter ginsenosidimutans.
TACCTGGAAGAAGATTTAAAGAACGCCACCAAAACGAATTTCTGCATCGGCGTGGCGGGCTATCCCGAAAAACATTTTGAAGCGCCCAACATGCAAACCGATCTTGCCTTCTTAAAAGCAAAGGTTGATGCGGGTGCGGAATACATCGTTACGCAAATGTTTTTCGACAACCAGAAATATTTTGCCTTCGTAAAAAGCTGCCGCGATGCCGGCATCAACGTACCGGTCATTCCAGGATTGAAACCAATCTATACGAAAAAACAGCTTTCCATCATTCCCCGCACTTTTCACGTGGACATCCCTGAAGAACTCTCATCGGATTTATTGAAATGCAAGACCGATGCGGAAGTGGAAGTAGTGGGACAGGAATGGCTTCTGAAACAATCGAAAGAATTAAAAGCAGCCGGTGTGCCGGTGTTGCATTACTACACGCTGGGCAAGCCAAATGTGGTGGCGAACGTGGTAAGAGAATTATAGCAAGTAGCTTTCAAGCGTAATTTTTCTCAATAAAAAACTCTCTGGACCTCAGAGAGTTTTTTATTAAAGCAAGATTGTACGCAGCGAGCACTCGCTACTTACTATTCACTATTTTTTTCCACTCCTTTTCGTTTATTTCTACGGGATATTTCTTTTTTAATTCCGCCACCCAAGCCTTTTCCAACGTGGCCTGGTAATCATTAATCACCATTCCTTTGGCATCGGCAAAGCTGCGGGGTTCTTCGCCGTTATGAAGCTTCAGCACGTAGGCAAAAGAAGCGGTATTGTCGGCTTTGTTGACAACAGGCATTGTAACCGTGCCCGCGGCCAGCAACTCTTCTTTACCTTTTGGGATTTGCGTCAATTCAAAGCGGCCCGAATCCGAAGTAATCTGCTCGGCGTAATTGCTGACTGTTGTTCGCCATGCCGCGGGAGCAGCTTTCAGTTTCTTGTAAAATTCATCAGCACTGGCGGCGTTATTGGCGTAAAACAAAACGGCATCGGCGCTTTGCTTCCACACATAATTGCCTTTGTGCTTTTGGTAATAATTCAACAGCGCAACGGAATCGGTTTGCGCCGGTGTCCACACCTGCCGCTGCATGATTTCAAAAAACAAATTGCCGTCGGCAAATTCATTTATCTGCTGTTTGAAATCGGCGTTGTAATCTTCCATGTGATCTTCGTAATACTGCAACGCAGCGGCTTGTACAAATTCGTTCCAAAGCTGCGGGTATATTTTTGTTGCGCCGTTTGCACGGTAGCGATGCGTTTGCGCAAACTCAGCCCAATCTTTCACCGTGGGCGTTCGGTTGCCAAGCGAAAAAACCGGTGTTGCAGGATTAATCGTCAGCTTTACAGAAGGCTTTGTAAAGTTCAACACGCTGTCGGTATAAGCCCACAATTCGTTGTTGGATGCAAGCAGGCTTTTGTAGCCGGCTTGCTTTAATATTTTTTGCGCAAGAATTTTTTTCGTCACTGCTGCCCGGTCGCTGCTTTCAATTTTGTTGCGCAATTCATCGCTTGCCTGCGCATTTAATTTCGCGGGCACGGGCAACAATTTTATTCGCTTTACAATGTGATAACCGTGTTCGGTTAAGAAAGGCTTGCTGACGGCGCCGTCTTTTGGCAAGGCAAAAACGGTTGTTTCAAAAACGGGGCTGTATTCGCCTACGCCAAATTCCTGCATTTGCCCGGCTGAAGCAGCGGAAATCACATCGTTACTAAACGCGGTTGCCAGTTTGCCGAAATCATCGCCGGCAAGAATGCGGTTGTACAAAGAATCGGACCTCTTCTTCAACGCTGCTTTGTAGGCTTCATCGGCGCCGGGTGGAAAGGCCAACAAGATTTGCGCAGCCTTCATGCGGCCAAGCGCTTTTCGTTCACCCAGTATTTTGAAAATGTGATAACCGGCTTTTGACATATAAACAGCCGAGGTTTTGCCAACCGGCGTTGCGTAAACTACCGACTCCAATTCGTAAGGCAAGGTGAAAGCAGTAATCCAACCCAGGTTACCGTCATTATTTTTCGCCGACGGATCGTCGGAGTATTGTTTGGCCGCTTCGGAAAAAGACAAACCTTTTGCAAGAGCGCTTAACACTTCGTCGCGTTTCTTTGCTGCGGCCACCGTATCGGTCACATTGTTCTTTGTAAACGCGATAAAGATGTGCGCCACGTGCAGGTCTTTCTGCTCGTGCGCAAAGGCTTCTTTTATCAGGCCGTCAAGGCTTTCCTTGTCGCTCAAATAACCCGGTAAAATTTGCTGGCGCAGATTGGCCAAATCGCTTTTTAACTGCGGCAGCGTGTCCAGCTTTTTTGCCTTGGCCTCGGCCACTTTCAGGCGCGAAGAAATGTAGAGGTCAAGATATTCCCGCATTGCTTTTTCATCCTTTGCACCGGTGTTGTTTTTTTGAAAGGCGCGAAGAAATTCGTCGGCGGAAACGGCGTTCTTGCCGTAGGTGAACAAAGTTTGTGCAGGTGCTGAAAAAAAGCCCAGCACGCAAAAAACAGTTAGTAACTTTTTCATTTGAGAGGTGGATGATTTGATTCATTCGTATTCTATCAATCGTTGGCCGTTGTTCGTTGATGGTTGGTTGTACATCGCGTACCGCCAACGACTAACAATAAACGGTCAACTACTTACCCGCTTTAATGCGTTGATCCAGGATTTCATCAATCTGCTTGTCGGTGACTTTTTTTGCAATGATGCGCTTGTCTTTGTCAAGCAGGTACAAAGTAGGAAAACTTTGCACATCGTACAACTGCGCATAGGACGGAACGTTGGCCGAAACCCTTGCCTGTTCGGCTTCCCTGGAATAATAAACGTGCGTCCAGCCTTTCAGGCCGCGTTCGCGAATGAAGGTGAACCAGTCGTCTTTTTTTACGCCTTCGGTTTGCTTGGCCATGGCAAATATCTTCATGCCTTCGCCTTTCCATTTGGCTTGATAGAAGCTGTCAATCTTGGGCAAAGTTTCTTTGCAATGGCCGCAGGTTGGATCGTAAATCACCACCAGCGTGTACGGTGCATCCAAACTGTAAAGCGTTACGTTTTTGCCGGTGGTGTCGGGCAATTCTATTTCAGACGCCGGCGAACCCATGATGTTGGCCATTAAACTGTAAGCCCGGTCGGTAATCATCTTGCGGCCTTTGTCGGTAAGCCAGTCGTAATTTTTCTGCGCAAAATATTTTTCATAGAGATGAACAAACACCGCGTCTTCCCACATGTATTTCATGTTCAGGTAGCGGTTTACAAATTTGAGCAAGAGAAACTTTTGCATTTCATCCGAAGCCGTTGCATAACCCAGCATCCAGTCCATTTCCTTGTTCACCGAATCGGAAGCCGGATAAACCAATTGCTCGAAATATTTATCCAGACGGCCTTCAAAAAATGGTGTGCGGGCCAGGCGGTCGTCCCAAAAATTCACGTCGTCCCAGTAATGTTTTTTAAAATAACGATAGGCATACAGCGAATCTTTTTTCGCCGCTTCGGGATTGCTTGGCACCTCCGGTTCGCGCATGGCTTTGAGCAAAGTAGTAAGCAAACCGGTTGGTTCTTTAGCCATGACTTGCGTACGGTAAGCCGTAATTTTTTTCGAGATGGAATCAATCTCCTTATTGGCTTTAAGCGAATCGGCAACAGAAGAGCCGCCGCGTTTTTTGTAAAGCTCGTCCAGCGTGCGGCCGTTTTTTCCCATAAACTCCTGGTAAGCTTTGAAGGAAGAATTTTCGGCAGAGCCGATGAAGGCGATTTTATCAAGATGGGCTGTATCGGCTACAATAGAAAAATTCTGCTCCTTGCCTACCAAAAACTCGAAGCGGTTGGCGCGGTCGGGGAAGCCGATGAGATAAATGCCGCCGCCCAATTTTTTTGGGCCTTTGAAAACGCCTTCGCTGCGGTCGTTAAGTTTTACCGAATCAATGATGGGCAACTGTTTGCCATAATAGTGACCGAGGTAGATGTACTGATTTTTAAAAGGCTTGAGGGTTACTTTAATTTGGTAACCGCCGGCGGGACTTTGTGCGCACAAGGCTGCCGCGTAAAAAAGAAAGAGAACGGCGACGAATTTTTTCATACGAATTGAATAGTAGCGGTAAAAATAATTGAATCAGATTTTCGCTTGGTTAAAAAAAGACGAAAGAAGGTTGGTGGTGGTTTGTGGTTTGCGTGGTAAACCGGAAACACTGCCCGGTTGTGAACCGCTTGAAACGGGAAACTTTTGACACCTGCGCGAAACCACAGACCGCCAACCGTAAACCACAAACCCGACCCTTATCTTTGCGCTCGTTTAACCTTTCATTAACCCCTTGGCAAATACATTTGTTTCCTTTTAACCCCGATTATGAGAAGAACTCTTTTCAGCGCTTTTTTCTTTTGCCTGGCTTTGCTCGCAACCGCTCAATCCGATACGACAGGACCCGTGAAAATTTTTCGTCCGATGCAGGCCCGCGCCAAAGATCATTTCATGATTCAGTTGGGCGGCGCCATGTGGCAAAACAAACCGGACTCTATTAAAACGGGCGGCTTTTCCCGCACCTTTAATATGTACCTGATGTTTGATTTCCCGTTTAAGACTTCACCGAAATTCAGCATCGCCCTGGGCCCCGGCCTTTCTACCGACAACGTGTTTTTGGACAAGATGACGGCCAACATTACCAGTACCGGCTCAACCCTTGTGTTTAAGAACGCTACCGACACCACCCATTTTAAAAAATACAAAGTCTCTACCGCCTTTTTGGAATTGCCCGTGGAGTTGCGCTTTTCTTCCAACCCGGACAACGACGGCAAAAGCTTCAAGGCCGCCGTTGGGCTGCGGGCCGGTACCATGCTGGCTGCCTGGACAAAAGGCAAAACCCTGCAAAACAGCGCCGGCACTACACTGAACGAGTATATCGAAAAAGAAAAAAGCAAAAAGTTCTTCAACACCACCCGAATTTCGGCCACGGCCCGCCTGGGTTACGGACACTTCAGCGTTTTTGGTTCGTACTCGTTGACTTCTTTGCTTAAAGAAGGCGTTGGCCCGCAGATGAATGCCATGAGCATTGGTTTGACGCTAAGCGGCCTTTAAAAATATTTCTATGGAAAGAATGAAAAGCGGTGCGCCGGAAGGTGGTATCGCTTTTTTAGTTTTGTGCTTAAAGCAAAAAAATGCTGGACAAGAAAAGTAAAATAAACAAAGAAGAAAGAGCGGTGCTGGTAGGCGTGGTGCACAAGGACCAACGCGAACAGGAAGTCATGGAATACCTGGACGAACTGGCCTTTCTGGCCGAAACCGCCGGTGCCGTGGCGGTGAAAAAATTCATTCAAAAACTGCCGCACCCAGATAGCCGGACCTATGTGGGCAAAGGCAAGCTGGAAGAAATCAAAAACTATCTGCAAAGCCGCGACATCAACCTCCTGATTTTTGACGATGAGTTGAACGGTTCGCAGATTACCAACATTGAAAAGGAAACGGATGTAAAAACCATTGACCGATCGGATTTGATCCTCGACATTTTTGCGCGAAGAGCAAAGACGGCACAGGCCAAGGCACAGGTGGAACTGGCGCAGTACCAATACATCCTGCCACGGCTTCGCGGCATGTGGAAACACCTGGAACGGTTGGGCGGCGGCATTGGTACAAGAGGCCCGGGAGAAACCGAAATTGAAACCGACCGCCGGATTGTGCGGGATAAAATCTCGCTGCTGCGCAAGCGCTTAAGCGAAATAGACAAGCAAGCCTTTACGCAACGCAAAGACCGCGGCGAGTTTATTCGCGTGGCGCTGGTGGGCTATACTAACGTCGGCAAAAGCACCCTAATGAATCTTTTGAGCAAAAGCAACGTGCTGGC
Coding sequences within:
- the metF gene encoding methylenetetrahydrofolate reductase [NAD(P)H]; the protein is MKVIDYINEANGKTLVSFEILPPLKGKGINALWEHLDPLMEFKPSFINVTYHRSESMFKKKPDGTFDKVEVRKRPGTVGICAALMNRYKVDAVAHLICGGFSKQETEDALIDLHFLGVNNVLVLRGDAPKNESSFEPEPGGHRYAIELMQQVNNMNNGIYLEEDLKNATKTNFCIGVAGYPEKHFEAPNMQTDLAFLKAKVDAGAEYIVTQMFFDNQKYFAFVKSCRDAGINVPVIPGLKPIYTKKQLSIIPRTFHVDIPEELSSDLLKCKTDAEVEVVGQEWLLKQSKELKAAGVPVLHYYTLGKPNVVANVVREL
- a CDS encoding peptidylprolyl isomerase; this translates as MKKLLTVFCVLGFFSAPAQTLFTYGKNAVSADEFLRAFQKNNTGAKDEKAMREYLDLYISSRLKVAEAKAKKLDTLPQLKSDLANLRQQILPGYLSDKESLDGLIKEAFAHEQKDLHVAHIFIAFTKNNVTDTVAAAKKRDEVLSALAKGLSFSEAAKQYSDDPSAKNNDGNLGWITAFTLPYELESVVYATPVGKTSAVYMSKAGYHIFKILGERKALGRMKAAQILLAFPPGADEAYKAALKKRSDSLYNRILAGDDFGKLATAFSNDVISAASAGQMQEFGVGEYSPVFETTVFALPKDGAVSKPFLTEHGYHIVKRIKLLPVPAKLNAQASDELRNKIESSDRAAVTKKILAQKILKQAGYKSLLASNNELWAYTDSVLNFTKPSVKLTINPATPVFSLGNRTPTVKDWAEFAQTHRYRANGATKIYPQLWNEFVQAAALQYYEDHMEDYNADFKQQINEFADGNLFFEIMQRQVWTPAQTDSVALLNYYQKHKGNYVWKQSADAVLFYANNAASADEFYKKLKAAPAAWRTTVSNYAEQITSDSGRFELTQIPKGKEELLAAGTVTMPVVNKADNTASFAYVLKLHNGEEPRSFADAKGMVINDYQATLEKAWVAELKKKYPVEINEKEWKKIVNSK
- a CDS encoding TlpA family protein disulfide reductase, coding for MKKFVAVLFLFYAAALCAQSPAGGYQIKVTLKPFKNQYIYLGHYYGKQLPIIDSVKLNDRSEGVFKGPKKLGGGIYLIGFPDRANRFEFLVGKEQNFSIVADTAHLDKIAFIGSAENSSFKAYQEFMGKNGRTLDELYKKRGGSSVADSLKANKEIDSISKKITAYRTQVMAKEPTGLLTTLLKAMREPEVPSNPEAAKKDSLYAYRYFKKHYWDDVNFWDDRLARTPFFEGRLDKYFEQLVYPASDSVNKEMDWMLGYATASDEMQKFLLLKFVNRYLNMKYMWEDAVFVHLYEKYFAQKNYDWLTDKGRKMITDRAYSLMANIMGSPASEIELPDTTGKNVTLYSLDAPYTLVVIYDPTCGHCKETLPKIDSFYQAKWKGEGMKIFAMAKQTEGVKKDDWFTFIRERGLKGWTHVYYSREAEQARVSANVPSYAQLYDVQSFPTLYLLDKDKRIIAKKVTDKQIDEILDQRIKAGK
- a CDS encoding outer membrane beta-barrel protein, giving the protein MRRTLFSAFFFCLALLATAQSDTTGPVKIFRPMQARAKDHFMIQLGGAMWQNKPDSIKTGGFSRTFNMYLMFDFPFKTSPKFSIALGPGLSTDNVFLDKMTANITSTGSTLVFKNATDTTHFKKYKVSTAFLELPVELRFSSNPDNDGKSFKAAVGLRAGTMLAAWTKGKTLQNSAGTTLNEYIEKEKSKKFFNTTRISATARLGYGHFSVFGSYSLTSLLKEGVGPQMNAMSIGLTLSGL
- the hflX gene encoding GTPase HflX, with translation MLDKKSKINKEERAVLVGVVHKDQREQEVMEYLDELAFLAETAGAVAVKKFIQKLPHPDSRTYVGKGKLEEIKNYLQSRDINLLIFDDELNGSQITNIEKETDVKTIDRSDLILDIFARRAKTAQAKAQVELAQYQYILPRLRGMWKHLERLGGGIGTRGPGETEIETDRRIVRDKISLLRKRLSEIDKQAFTQRKDRGEFIRVALVGYTNVGKSTLMNLLSKSNVLAENKLFATLDTTTRKIVYEGTPFLLSDTVGFIRKLPHHLVESFKSTLDEVREADILLHVVDISHPNYEDQVAVVNKTLQEMKTHDKPVVMVFNKMDLYIKQTFDEWLSEETKEQIISDLKARWHNETGGNAIFVSALERLHIDELRKIILDKVRELYRIRYPYKTDFFY